A portion of the Mustela erminea isolate mMusErm1 chromosome 19, mMusErm1.Pri, whole genome shotgun sequence genome contains these proteins:
- the CACNG7 gene encoding voltage-dependent calcium channel gamma-7 subunit has product MSHCSSRALTLLSSVFGACGLLLVGIAVSTDYWLYMEEGTVLPQNQTTEVKMALHAGLWRVCFFAGREKGRCVASEYFLEPEINLVTENTENILKTVRTATPFPMVSLFLVFTAFVISNIGHIRPQRTILAFVSGIFFILSGLSLVVGLVLYISSINDEVMNRPSSSEQYFHYRYGWSFAFAASSFLLKEGAGVMSVYLFTKRYAEEEMYRPHPAFYRPRLSDCSDYSGQFLQPEAWRRGRSPSDISSDVSIQMTQNYPPAIKYPDHLHISTSPC; this is encoded by the exons ATGAGTCACTGCAGCAGCCGCGCCTTGACCCTGCTGAGCAGCGTGTTTGGTGCGTGTGGCCTGCTGCTGGTGGGCATCGCGGTCAGCACTGATTACTGGCTGTACATGGAGGAGGGAACGGTGCTGCCGCAGAACCAGACCACGGAGGTCAAGATGGCGCTGCATGCCGGCCTCTGGCGAGTCTGTTTCTTCGCAG GCCGGGAGAAGGGTCGCTGTGTGGCCTCGGAGTATTTCCTTGAACCGGAGATCAACTTGGTGACGGAAAACACGGAGAATATTCTGa AGACGGTGCGCACGGCCACCCCATTCCCCATGGTCAGTCTCTTCCTAGTGTTCACGGCCTTCGTCATCAGTAACATCGGCCACATCCGCCCGCAGAGGACCATTCTGGCCTTCGTTTCCGGCATCTTCTTCATCTTATCCG GCCTCTCCTTGGTGGTGGGCTTGGTTCTCTACATTTCCAGCATCAACGACGAGGTCATGAACAGGCCCAGCAGCTCTGAGCAGTATTTCCACTATCGCTATGGGTGGTCTTTTGCCTTCGccgcttcctccttcctcctcaaagAG GGGGCCGGCGTGATGTCCGTGTACTTGTTCACCAAGCGCTACGCGGAGGAGGAGATGTACCGCCCGCACCCGGCCTTCTACCGCCCGCGCCTCAGCGACTGCTCCGACTACTCCGGCCAGTTTCTGCAGCCCGAGGCGTGGCGCCGCGGCCGCAGCCCCTCCGACATCTCCAGCGACGTCTCCATCCAGATGACGCAGAACTACCCTCCCGCCATCAAGTACCCGGACCACCTGCACATCTCCACCTCGCCCTGCTGA